One window of the Pyrus communis chromosome 17, drPyrComm1.1, whole genome shotgun sequence genome contains the following:
- the LOC137723800 gene encoding calcium-transporting ATPase 12, plasma membrane-type-like → MSPRSRKPAGGPAISDQEQFPTPKPYKRRWRLALTAIYFTRALTSLAKKLLTGNNSQLLHSLSYVAIDVQPKNQDDRDNARDKKHLPFVNIDQKTLADMVKEKNLELLNQFGGVQELAAVLETDMKGGVSSAEPDLMHRKNVFGTNEYQKPPVKGLLSFVLEAFKDPTIIILLVCAILSLGFGIKQHGLKDGWYDGGSIIVAVFLVVIVSALSNFKQSRQFEKLSSKSDDIRVEVVRDGLRRPKSIFDIVVGDLVCLKVGDQVPADGLFLEGHSLKVDESSMTGESNHIEINDGSNPFLLSGTKVTDGFGLMIVTSVGMNTLWGEMMSSISRDLDEQTPLQVRLNNLTSYIGKVGLAVALLVLVVSLIRYFTGNTVDVSGNREFGGRKMKFDDLMNGVVGIVAAAITIVVVAIPEGLPLAVTLTLAYSMKKMMNDNALVRKLSACETMGSATTICTDKTGTLTLNKMKVTEFWLGTQVMTEENITEIAPNVLHLLQEAVGLNTTGSICKPNSSSPEISGSPTEKAILSWALFDLGMNIDEVKQGCEIIHVETFNSQKKRSGVLIRRNNEKGTQTHWKGAAEMILAMCANYYDKTGALRAMDDEERKHVGSTIQNMASKSLRCIAFAHRMLEDENDQVPEKLEEGGMTLLGLVGIKDPCRPGVRIAVDGCRAAGVNVKMITGDNLHTARAIAFECGILKTYEDLETTESVVEGVQFRGYSPEERMERIDKIRVMARSSPFDKLLMVQCLKQKGHVVAVTGDGTNDAPALKEADIGLSMGIQGTEVAKESSDIVILDDNFASVVTVLRWGRCVYNNIQKFLQFQLTVNVAALVINFVAAVSSGKVPLTAVQLLWVNLIMDTLGALALATEEPTNDLMEQKPVGRTEPLITRIMWRNLIAQALYQITILLTLQFKGRSIFGVDEKVKNTLIFNTFVFCQVFNEFNARKLEKKNIFKGLLKSKLFLAIIVITIVLQLLMVEFLKKFASTERLDWGQWGACVGIAALSWPIGWLVKGIPVSGWQVPRLRAPALSNT, encoded by the coding sequence ATGTCACCGAGGTCTCGAAAACCTGCTGGAGGACCAGCCATCTCCGATCAAGAACAGTTTCCAACCCCGAAACCTTACAAGCGGAGGTGGCGGTTGGCTCTCACAGCCATATACTTCACCAGGGCTCTTACTTCACTTGCCAAGAAACTACTAACCGGTAACAATTCCCAGTTGCTGCACTCCCTCTCGTATGTAGCCATAGACGTGCAACCCAAGAATCAAGACGATCGCGACAATGCACGTGACAAAAAACACCTTCCTTTTGTCAACATTGATCAGAAGACGCTTGCTGACATGGTGAAGGAAAAGAACCTTGAGCTTCTGAATCAATTCGGAGGGGTTCAAGAGTTGGCTGCAGTTCTTGAAACTGACATGAAGGGTGGCGTTAGCAGCGCTGAGCCTGATCTGATGCACAGAAAGAATGTTTTTGGCACCAATGAGTACCAGAAGCCGCCTGTGAAAGGGTTGCTGAGTTTCGTGCTTGAAGCTTTCAAGGACCCCACAATTATAATACTTTTGGTATGTGCAATACTCTCTCTAGGGTTTGGTATCAAACAGCATGGCTTGAAAGATGGGTGGTATGACGGTGGCAGCATCATCGTTGCTGTATTCTTGGTCGTTATTGTATCTGCACTTTCCAACTTTAAGCAGTCAAGACAATTTGAAAAGCTTTCTTCGAAGAGCGATGACATTCGTGTGGAAGTTGTGAGGGATGGACTGCGCCGTCCTAAATCAATCTTTGATATTGTGGTTGGTGATCTTGTGTGTTTGAAGGTCGGTGATCAGGTTCCGGCAGACGGTTTGTTCTTAGAAGGGCATTCCTTGAAGGTGGATGAGTCTAGCATGACCGGAGAAAGCAACCACATTGAGATCAATGATGGAAGCAACCCTTTTCTTCTATCCGGTACAAAGGTGACAGATGGATTTGGCTTGATGATTGTGACTTCTGTGGGCATGAACACACTGTGGGGAGAGATGATGAGCTCGATCAGCCGCGATTTGGATGAGCAAACACCTTTGCAAGTGCGCCTCAACAACCTGACTTCGTACATTGGGAAGGTTGGTTTGGCAGTGGCTCTCCTTGTTCTTGTGGTTTCTCTAATTCGTTATTTCACAGGAAACACCGTAGATGTCAGCGGAAATAGGGAATTTGGAGGCAGAAAGATGAAGTTTGATGATCTGATGAATGGTGTTGTGGGGATTGTAGCTGCAGCAATTACCATTGTCGTGGTTGCGATTCCTGAAGGCCTGCCTCTGGCTGTTACTTTGACCTTGGCTTATTCaatgaagaaaatgatgaatgacaatgctttGGTTCGGAAGCTGTCCGCTTGCGAGACAATGGGATCGGCAACAACAATCTGCACAGACAAAACAGGTACTCTTACTTTGAATAAGATGAAGGTCACCGAGTTCTGGCTTGGTACACAAGTAATGACAGAAGAGAATATCACCGAGATAGCGCCAAACGTCCTTCATTTACTCCAAGAGGCTGTTGGTTTAAACACAACCGGAAgtatttgtaaaccaaattcTTCATCCCCTGAGATCTCGGGTAGCCCTACTGAAAAAGCAATACTTTCATGGGCCTTGTTTGATTTGGGTATGAACATTGATGAAGTGAAACAAGGCTGTGAGATAATTCATGTAGAAACCTTCAATTCGCAGAAAAAGAGAAGCGGTGTTTTGATTAGGAGGAACAACGAAAAGGGTACTCAGACGCATTGGAAAGGAGCTGCTGAGATGATACTCGCAATGTGCgcaaattattatgataaaactGGGGCGCTAAGAGCGATGGATGACGAAGAAAGAAAGCATGTTGGATCAACCATTCAGAACATGGCATCAAAAAGCCTCCGGTGCATTGCCTTTGCGCATAGAATGCTTGAAGACGAGAATGATCAGGTTCCTGAGAAGCTTGAAGAGGGTGGAATGACACTTTTAGGTCTTGTGGGTATAAAGGATCCGTGCAGACCAGGAGTCAGAATAGCAGTAGACGGTTGCAGAGCTGCTGGAGTGAACGTTAAGATGATAACTGGCGACAATCTGCATACTGCAAGAGCTATAGCGTTTGAGTGTGGGATACTCAAAACATATGAAGATTTGGAGACTACTGAGTCTGTAGTAGAAGGGGTACAATTCAGAGGTTACTCACCTGAAGAGAGGATGGAAAGGATCGATAAGATACGTGTGATGGCAAGATCCTCACCATTTGACAAGCTTCTGATGGTGCAATGCTTGAAGCAGAAAGGCCATGTGGTTGCGGTCACGGGAGATGGCACGAATGATGCACCTGCGCTAAAAGAAGCAGACATTGGGCTTTCAATGGGGATCCAAGGCACCGAAGTTGCAAAGGAGAGCTCGGATATCGTCATCTTAGATGACAACTTCGCATCTGTTGTGACAGTTTTGAGATGGGGAAGGTGTGTGTACAACAACATTCAAAAGTTCCTCCAGTTCCAACTCACTGTCAATGTCGCTGCGCTTGTTATCAACTTTGTTGCTGCTGTTTCTTCTGGTAAAGTTCCACTGACTGCAGTGCAGCTGCTGTGGGTGAATCTCATCATGGACACCTTGGGGGCTTTAGCTTTGGCCACAGAAGAACCGACAAATGATCTCATGGAACAGAAGCCCGTGGGACGAACGGAACCACTCATTACTAGAATCATGTGGAGAAACCTCATCGCTCAGGCCTTGTATCAAATCACAATCTTGCTAACCCTACAGTTTAAGGGAAGATCCATCTTCGGCGTGGACGAAAAGGTCAAGAACACCCTTATTTTCAACACATTTGTTTTCTGCCAAGTCTTCAACGAGTTCAATGCAAGAAAACTTGAAAAGAAGAACATATTCAAGGGGTTACTCAAAAGCAAGCTGTTTTTGGCAATAATCGTTATTACCATAGTTCTTCAACTGCTAATGGTGGAATTTCTGAAGAAGTTTGCCAGCACTGAGAGGCTGGACTGGGGGCAATGGGGTGCTTGCGTCGGAATTGCAGCATTGTCTTGGCCGATTGGCTGGCTTGTTAAGGGCATTCCAGTTTCTGGATGGCAGGTTCCAAGGCTAAGAGCTCCTGCATTGTCAAACACATAG
- the LOC137723578 gene encoding calmodulin-like has translation MVKQRMGEVLTEEQIVEFQEAFCLFDKDGDGCITIEELATVVKLLDPNPTEEELQNMISEVDVDGNGTIEFGEFLNLMARKMKENDADDELKEAFKVFDKDQDGYISPNELRHVMVNLGERLTDEEVEQMIREADLDGDGLVNYEEFVRMMLAF, from the exons ATGGTCAAGCAAAGAATGGGAGAGGTCCTAACCGAAGAACAGATTGTTGAGTTTCAGGAAGCTTTCTGTCTTTTTGACAAGGATGGAGATG GCTGCATTACTATTGAAGAACTTGCCACTGTGGTTAAATTGTTGGATCCAAACCCTACGGAAGAAGAATTGCAGAACATGATAAGTGAAGTTGACGTTGATGGGAACGGAACTATAGAGTTCGGGGAGTTCTTGAATCTCATGGCAAGAAAGATGAAG GAAAATGACGCGGATGACGAATTGAAAGAAGCTTTCAAAGTTTTTGACAAGGATCAGGATGGCTACATTTCACCTAATGAG TTGAGGCATGTGATGGTAAATCTGGGAGAAAGACTGACAGATGAAGAGGTAGAGCAGATGATCAGAGAAGCAGATTTGGATGGTGATGGCTTAGTGAATTACGAAGAATTTGTGAGAATGATGTTAGCTTTTtga